From Amyelois transitella isolate CPQ chromosome 4, ilAmyTran1.1, whole genome shotgun sequence, one genomic window encodes:
- the LOC106136928 gene encoding uncharacterized protein LOC106136928 has protein sequence MKCYIFFFVFFIVSWGNGGAQELGAAARNDLKEKLLAFFDMWLKGESRTALPLPPLDVISIPKLEGSFKESGIKLSYATSDMKLTGLNQSYIQELEATESADKLAARGRLVAPSLMLYAEKYKLDGSAYFFYPIKGAGELWANFHDCVLAFDIQLGTNGKRTWVQELQFEANLGKIAIEMSGTSYLNKYTLNSKAPGLFAKYRKDMEAAMTEAVIPFLNYYLTDMSFLQILDLITDATKTQPEVILINSI, from the exons ATGAAgtgctatatatttttttttgtgttcttCATTGTTTCATGGGGAAATGGAG GTGCGCAGGAGTTAGGAGCCGCAGCTCGAAACGACTTGAAAGAGAAGTTACTGGCATTCTTTGACATGTGGCTTAAGGGAGAGTCTCGAACTGCATTACCTCTGCCCCCTTTGGATGTTATTTCGATACCAAAACTAGAGGGAAGTTTCAAGGAAAGCGGAATCAA ACTGTCCTATGCAACAAGTGATATGAAGCTGACTGGTTTAAATCAGTCCTATATCCAGGAGCTGGAAGCCACGGAGTCTGCCGACAAGCTGGCAGCGCGAGGGCGTCTGGTTGCTCCATCCCTCATGTTATATGCTG aaaaatacaaattagatGGAAGCGCTTATTTCTTTTATCCGATAAAAGGAGCGGGAGAATTATG ggCGAACTTTCACGATTGCGTCCTCGCATTCGACATTCAACTTGGTACAAACGGAAAAAGGACATGGGTCCAGGAACTTCAGTTCGAAGCAAATCTAGGGAAAATTGCG ATCGAAATGTCCGGGACTTCATACCTGAACAAATACACTCTGAATAGTAAAGCCCCAGGTTTGTTCGCCAAATATCGCAAGGACATGGAGGCAGCTATGACGGAGGCAGTTATACCTTTCCTTAACTATTATTTAACAGACATGTCTTTTCTACAGATTCTAGATCTAATTACTGATGCAACTAAAACGCAACCAGAAGTAATATTGATAAATTCTATTTAA